In the genome of Haloarcula sp. CBA1129, one region contains:
- a CDS encoding universal stress protein: MYDTIVVATDGSADANRAVTHALEQAEQHGAELHAVFVVDTDRHAEPALSSMELETIEIEEWGNDELAEVAERGDALGVEVTTRCCHGKPYVELISYADEVDADLMILGYHGHSHTKPDQIGSVADRVVQNAGRPVLVAT; the protein is encoded by the coding sequence ATGTACGACACAATTGTCGTTGCGACCGATGGCAGTGCTGACGCGAATCGCGCCGTGACACACGCGCTTGAACAGGCTGAGCAACACGGTGCCGAGCTGCACGCCGTTTTTGTTGTCGATACGGACCGACACGCCGAACCAGCCCTGAGCAGTATGGAACTGGAGACCATCGAAATCGAGGAGTGGGGGAACGACGAACTCGCAGAGGTCGCCGAGAGAGGCGACGCACTCGGCGTCGAGGTCACCACTCGGTGCTGTCACGGAAAACCGTACGTGGAACTCATCAGCTATGCCGACGAAGTCGACGCCGATCTTATGATACTCGGATACCATGGCCATTCCCACACGAAACCCGACCAAATCGGAAGTGTGGCCGACCGGGTCGTCCAGAACGCGGGCCGACCGGTTCTGGTGGCTACCTGA
- a CDS encoding pyridoxamine 5'-phosphate oxidase family protein: MTIDQLEEYGLEQMGDEEMREFLAAHSTGVLGLPTADVPYLLPLSYGFDDGACLYFTYLLGESSQKAELTERAGRGRFLVYDIDTAFEWRSVMLAGDIDSVPEDEWSDITAMTQNAWRPNTLQTATTSGGVALYEFEITDLAGIRQTGLAPDFRENIEP; encoded by the coding sequence ATGACAATCGACCAATTAGAAGAGTATGGGCTTGAACAGATGGGCGACGAGGAGATGCGGGAATTCCTCGCCGCACACTCAACCGGGGTACTGGGGCTTCCAACAGCGGATGTCCCGTATCTGCTGCCGCTATCGTACGGCTTCGACGACGGGGCCTGCCTCTATTTCACGTACCTTCTCGGCGAGTCGAGTCAGAAAGCAGAGTTGACTGAGCGGGCCGGCCGTGGCCGGTTTCTCGTATACGACATCGACACCGCATTTGAGTGGCGGAGCGTGATGCTTGCCGGCGATATCGACAGTGTGCCGGAAGACGAATGGTCAGATATCACGGCGATGACGCAAAACGCCTGGCGACCCAACACACTCCAGACGGCCACCACCTCCGGTGGGGTTGCACTCTACGAATTCGAAATAACGGATCTAGCCGGTATCCGACAGACCGGATTAGCACCCGACTTTCGGGAGAACATCGAACCGTGA
- a CDS encoding universal stress protein, with translation MFNSILVPTDGSEHATRAAEYGAALARAFSASLHVIAVIDTRTAGGPFSRGDLEDETLDRMTADAEETITAITDAVDVAGEIQTAIRTGTPAEEICAYRDDHDVGLIAMGTHGRTGVGRYLAGSVTENVVRQATVPVFTVRASEQDRDTGSFDDILVPTDGSASATAAVGPACEIATQFDSRVHALNVVNLGDIATGSEYTLPKDLIDSLESQGENVTERVAARARESGVETVTQVVSGFPAADILDYAAENDIDLIAMGTAGRTGLNRFLVGSTTERIIRHADMPVLAVNARDQRVDEA, from the coding sequence ATGTTCAACTCAATCTTGGTCCCGACCGACGGTAGCGAACACGCGACCCGGGCTGCTGAGTATGGGGCAGCGCTGGCCCGCGCGTTCAGCGCGAGCCTGCACGTCATAGCTGTCATCGATACACGAACAGCGGGCGGACCATTCAGCCGCGGCGACCTCGAAGACGAGACACTTGACCGCATGACGGCTGACGCCGAAGAAACAATCACAGCCATTACGGACGCAGTCGACGTCGCCGGAGAGATACAGACGGCTATCCGCACGGGCACTCCAGCTGAGGAGATATGCGCATACCGCGACGACCACGATGTGGGCCTGATTGCGATGGGAACACACGGCCGCACAGGTGTCGGGCGGTATCTCGCCGGGAGCGTGACAGAGAACGTCGTCCGGCAGGCCACTGTCCCTGTTTTCACCGTCCGAGCGAGCGAACAGGATCGTGATACCGGCTCCTTCGACGACATCCTCGTCCCGACGGACGGAAGCGCGTCCGCAACGGCCGCTGTCGGACCGGCATGCGAGATTGCGACGCAGTTCGATTCCCGCGTCCACGCTCTGAACGTCGTCAATCTCGGTGATATCGCCACCGGCTCCGAATACACGCTGCCGAAAGACTTGATCGACTCCCTAGAATCACAGGGTGAGAACGTAACCGAGCGCGTTGCAGCGCGAGCACGCGAATCTGGAGTAGAAACTGTCACACAGGTCGTCAGTGGATTCCCAGCGGCGGATATTCTTGATTACGCTGCGGAGAACGACATCGATCTGATCGCAATGGGGACGGCCGGTCGAACTGGTCTCAATCGGTTCCTTGTGGGAAGCACAACAGAACGGATCATCAGACACGCCGATATGCCAGTGCTGGCAGTCAACGCTCGCGACCAGCGTGTTGACGAAGCCTGA
- a CDS encoding pyridoxamine 5'-phosphate oxidase family protein — MAVDNPVTMTDEERDAFLDNGGTGVLSLAAGDTPPYSVPVSYGYDAPTTTFYFRLAVGAERSKGELDDRPATFVTYHETEAGWQSVVANGRLEDVEREGIETETLDGLEHVDMPIIDIFERPTREVDFEFYRLAPDNLTSRAEY; from the coding sequence ATGGCTGTGGACAACCCGGTTACGATGACGGACGAGGAACGGGACGCATTTCTGGACAACGGGGGAACAGGTGTCCTCTCGCTCGCCGCTGGCGATACGCCGCCGTACTCGGTGCCGGTTTCATACGGGTACGACGCGCCGACCACCACCTTCTACTTTCGGCTGGCTGTCGGTGCAGAGCGGTCGAAAGGTGAACTCGATGACCGCCCGGCGACGTTCGTGACCTATCACGAGACGGAGGCGGGATGGCAAAGTGTGGTCGCGAACGGGCGACTCGAAGATGTTGAACGGGAGGGAATCGAGACGGAAACGCTGGACGGACTGGAACACGTCGATATGCCCATAATTGACATCTTCGAGCGCCCTACCCGCGAGGTGGACTTCGAATTCTACCGCCTCGCGCCGGATAACCTAACGAGCCGTGCTGAATACTAG
- a CDS encoding alpha/beta fold hydrolase yields MTFVLVPGAWLGGWCWKHLTPYLRDAGHEVYTPTLTGLGERAHLGRPDTDLETHIHDIVNVLEYEDLEDVVLVGHSYAGLVVLGVAEEVPERLAHVVYLDALIPMDDEPVSAADFYPPEEWAEMEAAAADNDGGWPMPDDHSGWVGLSDEDTQWMREKAVPHPLNTFTQTVTAENPDATAVPHTYILCQHNGMDDSVLESVRDLCDQRTWDLYELETGHWPMVSTPGQLAQHLLELP; encoded by the coding sequence GTGACGTTCGTTCTCGTGCCCGGTGCGTGGCTCGGCGGCTGGTGCTGGAAACATCTCACGCCATACCTCCGTGACGCGGGTCACGAGGTGTACACCCCGACGCTGACAGGCCTCGGCGAACGAGCACATCTCGGTCGTCCAGACACCGACCTTGAGACACACATTCACGACATCGTGAACGTCCTCGAATACGAGGACCTCGAGGACGTCGTCTTGGTCGGCCATAGCTACGCCGGACTAGTAGTACTAGGCGTAGCCGAAGAAGTCCCAGAACGACTTGCACACGTCGTCTACCTCGATGCCCTGATTCCGATGGACGACGAGCCCGTCTCGGCTGCCGACTTCTATCCACCAGAAGAGTGGGCGGAGATGGAGGCGGCCGCAGCGGACAACGACGGCGGCTGGCCGATGCCGGACGACCATTCGGGCTGGGTCGGTCTTTCGGATGAGGACACACAGTGGATGCGCGAAAAGGCGGTCCCACATCCATTGAACACGTTCACGCAGACAGTGACCGCAGAGAATCCGGACGCAACCGCTGTCCCCCACACGTACATTCTCTGCCAACACAACGGCATGGACGATAGCGTTCTGGAGTCGGTTCGGGACCTATGCGACCAGCGAACGTGGGACCTGTACGAACTGGAAACCGGTCACTGGCCGATGGTGTCGACGCCCGGTCAGCTCGCACAACACCTGCTCGAACTCCCCTGA